From Denitrovibrio acetiphilus DSM 12809, the proteins below share one genomic window:
- the sucD gene encoding succinate--CoA ligase subunit alpha, whose amino-acid sequence MSILVNNRTKVLVQGLTGSQGRFHAQKMKEYGTNIVAGVVPGKGGLEVDGTPVFDTVEEAIRKTGANASIVYVPPAYAADAVIESIDANLDLCVCITEGIPVKDMIMVKRLMTTSSSRTMLVGPNCPGVITPGECKMGIMPGEIHKPGTIGIISKSGTLTYEAVKQVGAEGFGQSTCIGIGGDPIVGLKYIDLLEMFEYDAQTECVVLIGEIGGQAEVKAGEWIKQNFSKPVVSFIAGQTAPKGKRMGHAGAIISGGDDTAAAKMKALREHGVHVVESPADIGKKVAEVLRKKKK is encoded by the coding sequence ATGAGCATACTTGTTAATAACAGAACTAAAGTTCTGGTGCAGGGGCTTACAGGCTCTCAGGGCAGGTTCCATGCACAGAAGATGAAAGAGTACGGCACAAACATTGTTGCCGGTGTTGTACCGGGCAAAGGTGGTCTCGAAGTCGACGGGACGCCGGTGTTTGACACAGTGGAAGAGGCAATCAGAAAAACAGGGGCGAATGCTTCCATTGTTTATGTTCCGCCTGCATATGCTGCTGATGCGGTTATAGAATCTATTGATGCTAATCTCGACCTTTGTGTATGTATCACAGAGGGCATCCCTGTTAAAGATATGATCATGGTTAAAAGACTGATGACAACAAGCTCATCCAGAACCATGCTTGTAGGTCCCAACTGCCCCGGGGTTATCACTCCTGGGGAATGTAAGATGGGAATTATGCCCGGAGAAATTCATAAGCCCGGGACGATAGGCATCATTTCGAAATCAGGAACTCTGACTTATGAGGCTGTGAAGCAGGTCGGGGCTGAAGGGTTCGGTCAGTCTACATGTATTGGTATCGGCGGTGATCCTATTGTCGGACTTAAGTATATAGATCTTCTTGAGATGTTTGAGTATGACGCACAAACAGAATGTGTTGTCCTCATCGGTGAGATCGGCGGGCAGGCAGAAGTGAAAGCCGGAGAGTGGATAAAACAGAATTTCTCTAAGCCGGTCGTTAGTTTTATCGCAGGTCAGACAGCACCGAAAGGTAAAAGAATGGGGCACGCAGGTGCAATAATTTCTGGTGGAGATGACACAGCAGCAGCTAAAATGAAGGCTTTACGGGAACATGGTGTCCATGTTGTGGAGTCTCCTGCTGACATAGGAAAGAAGGTTGCTGAAGTGCTCAGAAAAAAGAAAAAGTAA
- a CDS encoding NADP-dependent isocitrate dehydrogenase: MSKQLIVWTEIDEAPALATYSLLPMVQKFTKEADIAVETRDISLSGRILANFPDKLKDDQKVEDYLTQLGDWTQSPEANIIKLPNISASIPQLQEAIKELQEKGYDVPDYPEEPKNDEEKSIKERYAKVLGSAVNPVLREGNSDRRAAAAVKRFGQKFPHRMMKPWPESGSQCRVAHMESGDFYESEVSTTLPEATTIKWVFKGKDGSEKVLKKGHAMQAGEVLDLSCMNIRKLREFYAETAKEAKEKGVLLSLHLKATMMKISDPYMFGQCVEVYFADAFEKHADTLKEIGANSSLGLGGVLAKVNTLPEPKKSEVLADFDKCYESGPALAMVDSRNNVTNLHAPNDIIVDASMPNVVRDGGKMWNLADELQDTIAMVPDRCYATMYREIIEDAKKNGQFDPATMGSVSNVGLMAQKAEEYGSHDKTFFAEADGVCQVVDEKTGNVLLEVPVEKKDVFRSCQAKDEPIRDWVKLAVTRAKDSGDPVVFWLDEKRAHDAQLIKKVNTYLKDHDTSDITVKIMCPVDAMNYSLKRVRKGENTISATGNALRDYLTDLFPILELGTSAKMLSIVPLLKGGGLFETGAGGSAPKHVSQFLKEGHLRWDSLGEFCALVPSLEQVAKVFNNAKAKVLAEALDAAVEKHLENGKAPSRKAGEIDNRGSHFYLAMYWAEALAAQTKDKALAEKFAPVAKALQDNEEKIVAEIAAAEGKPTSVGGYFKPDADLAFKAMRPSATLNSIIDAI, from the coding sequence ATGTCAAAGCAATTAATCGTTTGGACCGAAATTGATGAAGCTCCGGCTTTAGCAACCTATTCACTGCTCCCTATGGTACAGAAGTTTACTAAAGAAGCAGATATCGCCGTTGAAACAAGGGATATTTCCCTTTCCGGAAGAATTCTTGCAAACTTCCCGGACAAACTTAAAGACGATCAGAAAGTTGAAGACTACCTTACACAGCTTGGTGACTGGACTCAGTCTCCGGAAGCAAACATTATTAAACTACCTAATATCTCTGCATCTATCCCACAGCTGCAGGAAGCTATAAAAGAACTTCAGGAGAAGGGGTATGATGTACCTGACTATCCTGAAGAACCAAAAAATGACGAAGAAAAATCCATAAAAGAAAGATACGCAAAAGTTCTCGGTTCTGCTGTGAATCCTGTCCTGCGTGAAGGTAACTCTGACAGAAGGGCTGCTGCTGCGGTTAAGAGATTTGGACAGAAATTCCCTCACAGAATGATGAAACCATGGCCTGAATCAGGCTCACAGTGCCGTGTGGCTCATATGGAAAGCGGCGACTTCTATGAATCAGAAGTTTCTACAACTCTTCCTGAAGCTACTACAATCAAATGGGTATTTAAAGGGAAAGACGGTTCTGAGAAAGTCCTCAAGAAAGGACATGCTATGCAGGCTGGCGAGGTTCTTGACCTTTCCTGTATGAACATCAGAAAGCTTCGCGAGTTCTATGCTGAAACAGCTAAAGAGGCTAAAGAAAAAGGCGTTCTTCTCTCTCTTCACCTTAAAGCTACAATGATGAAAATTTCCGACCCTTACATGTTCGGTCAGTGTGTTGAAGTATATTTCGCTGATGCTTTTGAAAAACATGCAGATACTCTGAAAGAAATTGGAGCAAACTCCAGTCTTGGTCTTGGTGGCGTTCTTGCAAAAGTGAACACACTCCCTGAGCCTAAAAAGTCTGAAGTACTTGCTGATTTTGATAAATGCTACGAATCAGGTCCTGCGCTTGCAATGGTTGACTCCAGAAATAACGTAACAAATCTCCACGCTCCGAACGACATTATCGTTGATGCATCTATGCCTAACGTTGTGCGTGACGGTGGTAAAATGTGGAACCTTGCTGACGAGCTTCAGGACACAATCGCTATGGTTCCTGACAGATGCTATGCAACAATGTATCGTGAGATCATTGAAGACGCTAAGAAAAACGGTCAGTTCGACCCGGCGACAATGGGATCTGTTTCCAACGTTGGTCTCATGGCTCAGAAGGCTGAGGAGTACGGCTCACACGATAAAACATTCTTCGCAGAAGCTGATGGTGTATGTCAGGTTGTTGACGAAAAAACCGGCAATGTTCTTCTCGAAGTTCCAGTTGAAAAGAAAGACGTTTTCAGATCATGTCAGGCTAAAGATGAGCCTATCAGAGACTGGGTGAAGCTTGCTGTTACAAGAGCTAAAGACTCAGGGGATCCTGTCGTTTTCTGGCTGGACGAAAAAAGAGCTCACGATGCTCAGCTTATCAAAAAAGTAAATACATATCTCAAAGATCACGATACATCAGACATAACTGTCAAAATCATGTGTCCTGTTGATGCTATGAACTACTCTCTGAAAAGGGTAAGGAAGGGCGAAAACACAATTTCTGCAACAGGTAACGCTCTCAGAGATTATCTTACAGACCTTTTCCCTATTCTTGAGCTTGGTACATCTGCGAAAATGCTTTCCATCGTACCTCTTCTGAAAGGGGGCGGACTTTTTGAAACAGGCGCAGGCGGTTCTGCTCCTAAACACGTTTCACAGTTTCTTAAAGAAGGACACCTCAGATGGGATTCACTCGGTGAATTCTGTGCGCTTGTTCCTTCTCTTGAGCAGGTTGCTAAAGTTTTTAACAACGCTAAGGCTAAGGTTCTTGCTGAAGCGCTTGACGCTGCTGTTGAAAAACACCTTGAAAACGGTAAAGCTCCTTCACGTAAGGCTGGAGAGATAGATAACAGAGGTTCACATTTCTATCTTGCTATGTACTGGGCTGAGGCTCTTGCTGCACAGACAAAAGATAAGGCACTCGCTGAGAAATTTGCTCCTGTGGCAAAGGCTCTTCAGGATAATGAAGAAAAAATTGTTGCTGAAATCGCAGCCGCAGAAGGGAAACCAACATCTGTCGGCGGTTACTTTAAACCTGATGCTGACCTTGCCTTCAAAGCTATGCGTCCAAGTGCAACACTTAACAGTATAATCGACGCTATCTGA
- a CDS encoding 2-oxoacid:acceptor oxidoreductase family protein: MAKTQIRLSGSGGQGMITAGIILAAGAAVFEGKKSIQSQSYGPEARGGASKAEVIISDEEIFYPKVMAPDILVALTQEAAEKYSKDLVDGGILILDDLMVKEAPKGNWKVYMMPIIRTAAEKVGKAMVANVVTLGALNEICGLVAPETLEKAVLSRVPKGTEELNKNAILAGIELAKAVK; this comes from the coding sequence ATGGCTAAAACTCAAATAAGACTTAGTGGATCCGGCGGACAGGGTATGATCACAGCCGGAATCATCCTCGCAGCAGGCGCTGCGGTATTTGAAGGCAAAAAATCCATCCAGTCACAGTCCTATGGACCAGAGGCTCGTGGTGGTGCTTCTAAAGCAGAAGTTATTATCTCTGACGAAGAGATCTTCTACCCGAAAGTTATGGCTCCGGATATTCTCGTAGCCCTGACACAGGAAGCTGCTGAGAAGTATTCTAAAGACCTTGTGGACGGCGGAATACTTATCCTCGATGATCTTATGGTTAAAGAGGCTCCTAAGGGTAACTGGAAAGTTTACATGATGCCTATCATCAGAACTGCTGCTGAAAAAGTCGGCAAGGCTATGGTAGCTAACGTTGTGACTCTCGGTGCTCTTAACGAAATATGCGGACTTGTTGCTCCTGAGACACTTGAGAAAGCTGTTCTCTCCCGTGTACCAAAAGGTACTGAAGAGCTTAACAAAAATGCTATTCTCGCAGGTATTGAACTTGCAAAAGCTGTTAAGTAA
- the sucC gene encoding ADP-forming succinate--CoA ligase subunit beta encodes MNLHEFQAKGLLRTYGVPVPDGGVASTASDALRVAKELHSDRWVIKAQVHAGGRGKAGGVKVVDVFSDLYDLSANMLGMKIVTKQTGDEGKIVRRILVEKATDIKQEIYVSFLVDRDSEQHMIIASSEGGVEIEQVAAKTPEKVIKERINPVTGMGQFLGRKIAKKMGLDSSLLNKFADVTNKLYQCFIDHDGMMLEINPLVVTGSGDIVCLDAKMSVDENALFRHRAIEEMKDYGELEPQEVRASIFDLSYVSMEGNIGCMVNGAGLAMATMDIIKSYGGQPANFLDVGGGADVNKVREAFKIILTDPKVKVIFVNIFGGIVRCDLIAQGVLKASEEVPGDRYIVVRLDGTNVEEGKKILEDGASKSGLNIVTGDTMADAAEKAVKLAEEAENKKKTPRNKAK; translated from the coding sequence ATGAATTTGCATGAATTTCAGGCCAAAGGCCTACTCAGGACATACGGCGTTCCCGTCCCTGACGGTGGTGTAGCATCCACTGCGAGCGACGCACTCCGTGTAGCTAAAGAACTTCACAGTGACCGATGGGTGATAAAGGCTCAAGTTCACGCAGGGGGAAGAGGAAAGGCTGGTGGCGTCAAAGTTGTTGATGTCTTCAGCGATCTTTATGATCTTTCAGCCAACATGCTTGGTATGAAGATCGTCACCAAACAGACCGGAGATGAGGGCAAAATTGTCCGCAGGATTCTGGTTGAAAAAGCTACAGACATTAAACAGGAAATATACGTGAGTTTCCTGGTGGACAGAGATTCTGAGCAGCACATGATAATAGCAAGCTCAGAAGGCGGTGTTGAGATTGAGCAGGTAGCTGCGAAAACACCGGAAAAAGTTATAAAAGAGCGCATTAATCCTGTGACGGGGATGGGGCAGTTTCTCGGAAGAAAAATTGCCAAAAAGATGGGGCTGGATTCTTCACTCCTCAATAAATTCGCAGATGTTACAAACAAATTATACCAGTGTTTTATTGATCATGACGGTATGATGCTTGAAATCAATCCTCTGGTTGTTACAGGCAGTGGGGACATAGTTTGTCTCGACGCCAAGATGTCAGTTGACGAAAACGCACTTTTCAGACACAGAGCGATAGAAGAGATGAAAGATTATGGTGAGCTCGAGCCGCAAGAAGTTCGCGCCAGTATCTTTGATCTCTCTTATGTCAGTATGGAAGGCAATATCGGCTGTATGGTTAACGGAGCCGGACTTGCAATGGCTACTATGGACATCATAAAATCATATGGCGGACAGCCTGCCAACTTCCTTGATGTAGGGGGTGGTGCAGATGTCAACAAAGTACGTGAAGCATTCAAAATTATCCTTACAGACCCAAAAGTTAAGGTGATTTTTGTAAATATATTCGGCGGTATTGTCCGCTGTGACCTCATAGCTCAGGGTGTACTTAAGGCCTCTGAAGAAGTTCCGGGAGACAGGTACATCGTTGTCAGACTCGATGGAACGAATGTCGAAGAAGGCAAAAAGATTCTGGAAGACGGCGCGAGTAAGAGCGGTCTGAACATTGTTACCGGCGACACTATGGCAGATGCGGCTGAAAAAGCTGTAAAACTTGCTGAAGAAGCTGAAAACAAAAAGAAAACACCCAGAAACAAGGCTAAATAA
- a CDS encoding 4Fe-4S dicluster domain-containing protein, translated as MAKAEKIEIYTNLCKGCEICVELCPVDALEMKDFKAAVKDLDKCIACMQCELRCPDFAIEVYKK; from the coding sequence ATGGCTAAGGCAGAAAAAATCGAAATTTACACAAACCTCTGCAAAGGCTGTGAGATTTGTGTGGAGCTTTGCCCCGTCGATGCTCTTGAAATGAAAGATTTCAAAGCAGCGGTCAAAGATCTGGACAAGTGTATAGCTTGCATGCAGTGCGAACTCAGGTGCCCTGATTTCGCTATCGAAGTGTATAAAAAATAA
- a CDS encoding 2-oxoacid:acceptor oxidoreductase subunit alpha yields the protein MAKEVKFLQGNEAVVEGALYAGCTFYAGYPITPSTEVAEILAARLPKVGGRFVQMEDELAAMAATLGGSISGRKSMTATSGPGMSLKMENLGYGYLTEIPCVIVNVMRGGPSTGLPTGPGQSDIMQAKWGTHGDHPAVALTPSTVQEQLEETVRAFNIAEKYRIPVILLTDEIIGHMREAVNMPEPGDLKVDDRKRPTCDPKDYLPYQPEEDGVAPMADFGSGYRYHITGLNHLADGFPSNDGKLAQADEIRQAAKIDDHYDDIVVVDEMECDDAEILIFAFGSTARSAKEAIKAARAEGIKVGLFRPLTIWPFPDKHLEKYKNKVKRIIVPEMNLGMAILEVKRVMEGTVPSIEGINQIDSEPITPITILNKIKEGK from the coding sequence GTGGCTAAAGAAGTAAAGTTCCTTCAGGGGAATGAGGCTGTAGTTGAAGGTGCACTCTACGCTGGCTGTACATTCTATGCTGGTTATCCGATTACACCTTCCACTGAAGTAGCAGAAATACTTGCAGCGAGACTGCCAAAAGTTGGCGGACGTTTCGTGCAAATGGAAGATGAGCTTGCCGCTATGGCAGCGACTCTTGGCGGTTCAATATCAGGAAGAAAGTCCATGACTGCGACATCCGGTCCCGGTATGTCTCTTAAAATGGAAAACCTTGGTTACGGTTACCTCACAGAGATCCCATGCGTTATCGTTAACGTTATGAGAGGCGGTCCTTCAACAGGTCTTCCTACTGGTCCTGGTCAGTCTGACATTATGCAGGCTAAATGGGGAACACACGGTGACCACCCGGCTGTGGCGCTCACACCTTCGACTGTTCAGGAACAGCTCGAAGAAACTGTCAGAGCTTTTAACATAGCTGAAAAATACAGAATACCAGTAATTCTCCTCACTGATGAAATCATCGGACACATGAGAGAAGCTGTAAATATGCCGGAACCTGGCGATCTTAAGGTTGATGACCGTAAACGTCCAACCTGCGACCCTAAAGATTACCTCCCATACCAGCCTGAAGAAGACGGTGTTGCACCAATGGCTGATTTTGGTTCAGGCTATCGCTACCATATAACAGGTCTTAACCACCTTGCTGACGGTTTCCCTTCAAACGATGGTAAACTTGCTCAGGCTGACGAAATCCGTCAGGCGGCTAAGATTGATGATCACTATGACGATATCGTTGTTGTAGACGAAATGGAATGTGACGATGCTGAAATACTCATCTTTGCTTTCGGTTCTACAGCTCGTTCAGCAAAAGAAGCTATTAAAGCGGCAAGAGCAGAAGGTATAAAAGTTGGTCTTTTCAGACCTCTTACAATCTGGCCTTTCCCTGACAAGCATCTTGAAAAATATAAGAATAAAGTTAAAAGGATAATCGTCCCTGAGATGAACCTCGGAATGGCAATCCTTGAGGTTAAGAGAGTAATGGAAGGAACTGTTCCATCAATCGAAGGTATCAACCAGATTGACTCTGAGCCGATCACACCTATTACTATCCTTAACAAAATCAAGGAGGGTAAATAA
- a CDS encoding NifB/NifX family molybdenum-iron cluster-binding protein, whose product MLIAFPVGGDSQGESVIFEHFAAAPVFVTYDTSSEKYGQILNEEATLSAGSKNASDLLTKAGVNVVVAAGIGDGAINRLNGLGIEVFWSHAGMVEYDLKLFLSGKLAGATKGKCDGAFRQ is encoded by the coding sequence ATGCTTATAGCATTTCCTGTCGGTGGTGATTCACAGGGTGAAAGTGTTATCTTTGAGCATTTTGCAGCAGCTCCGGTTTTTGTTACATATGACACATCTAGTGAAAAATACGGGCAAATACTCAATGAGGAAGCCACGCTTTCCGCAGGCAGTAAAAATGCCTCTGACCTCCTGACGAAGGCAGGCGTGAATGTTGTCGTCGCAGCCGGTATTGGCGACGGGGCGATAAACAGGCTTAACGGGCTTGGTATTGAGGTTTTCTGGTCTCATGCCGGAATGGTCGAGTACGATCTGAAGCTTTTCTTATCTGGGAAGCTTGCAGGAGCAACCAAAGGGAAATGTGATGGAGCGTTTCGGCAGTAA
- a CDS encoding NifB/NifX family molybdenum-iron cluster-binding protein codes for MKLSFPVEEDQGLDSEIYSNFGDAPGFILFDTETEDFKYIDNADLNHTPNNCNPLNAFGGEEVDAVILNGIGPVPLKKLQAAGIQGIRAGIGNVRENIELFKTGALICLTVNLSCGSKNVSCMCDCS; via the coding sequence ATGAAGTTAAGCTTTCCAGTAGAGGAAGATCAGGGGCTAGATAGTGAAATTTACAGCAACTTTGGAGACGCCCCCGGTTTTATCCTTTTTGATACAGAAACAGAGGATTTTAAGTATATAGATAATGCAGACCTGAATCATACACCAAACAACTGTAACCCGCTGAATGCATTTGGCGGTGAAGAGGTAGATGCGGTCATTCTGAACGGTATTGGTCCTGTTCCGCTTAAAAAGCTTCAGGCTGCTGGTATACAGGGGATACGTGCAGGGATAGGAAATGTTCGTGAAAATATTGAGCTTTTCAAGACGGGCGCACTTATCTGCCTGACGGTAAACCTTTCATGCGGGAGCAAAAATGTGTCCTGTATGTGTGACTGCAGCTAG
- a CDS encoding 2-oxoacid:ferredoxin oxidoreductase subunit beta — MAYDYAKYLRAGKIPHIWCPGCGYGIIMKSVIRAVDSLGWDKDKLVFTSGIGCASRLPGYIDANTLHTTHGRSLAFATGVKMAKPELNVIALGGDGDMTAIGGNHFIHACRRNIDITCLVFNNYIYGMTGGQYSPTTPKGSRATTAPYGNSDNQFDIAKLAIGAGATFVARSTTYHAVPMEKLIKQAFEHKGFSVVEIIAGCPTGYGRKNKLASPSAMIEWQKDHSVNKAQWEKMTDEEKAGKFPIGVLHQESRPEFIEAYDANVGLS; from the coding sequence ATGGCTTACGATTACGCTAAATACCTCAGAGCAGGTAAAATACCCCATATCTGGTGTCCTGGTTGCGGGTACGGCATCATCATGAAATCCGTTATCCGTGCCGTTGACTCTCTGGGCTGGGATAAAGACAAACTTGTTTTCACATCCGGTATCGGCTGTGCTTCACGTCTTCCGGGTTATATTGACGCAAACACACTGCACACAACACACGGACGTTCACTCGCTTTCGCAACAGGCGTTAAGATGGCTAAGCCTGAGCTTAACGTTATTGCTCTCGGCGGTGACGGCGACATGACAGCGATCGGTGGTAACCACTTCATCCACGCTTGTCGTCGTAATATTGACATCACATGTCTCGTGTTCAACAACTACATCTATGGTATGACAGGCGGTCAGTACTCACCTACTACCCCTAAAGGCTCCCGTGCTACAACAGCACCTTACGGTAACTCTGACAACCAGTTCGACATAGCTAAACTTGCTATCGGTGCCGGTGCTACATTTGTTGCCAGAAGCACAACATACCACGCTGTTCCAATGGAAAAACTTATCAAACAGGCTTTCGAGCATAAAGGTTTCTCTGTTGTTGAAATCATCGCAGGCTGTCCTACTGGCTATGGCCGTAAGAACAAGCTTGCTTCCCCGTCTGCTATGATAGAGTGGCAGAAAGATCACTCTGTCAATAAGGCACAGTGGGAAAAGATGACAGACGAAGAGAAAGCAGGCAAATTCCCTATCGGTGTTCTTCACCAGGAATCAAGACCTGAGTTTATCGAAGCATACGACGCTAACGTCGGTCTGAGCTAA
- the mdh gene encoding malate dehydrogenase → MSKFTRPKIALVGGGNIGGVLSQLAALKELGDVVMFDIVEDLPQGKQLDIVEASRVDGFDVKLEGSNDYACLEGADVVIVTAGLPRKPGMSRDDLLTTNANIIKTVGENIGKYCPEAHVIVISNPLDAMVTLLQEVSGIPASRVYGQAGVLDSSRFATFIAWELGVSVKDVNAMVLGGHGDTMVPLVRYANVNGVPVMEQLEKKYGNAAKAKEVMDAMVERTKKAGGEVVALLKKGSAFYSPASSAIQMAEAVLRDQKRVLAVCAQLNGEYGVSGYYVGVPCVLGKDGIEKIIEVDLNDEEQGMFDVSVNSVKGLVEDLKRLSFLK, encoded by the coding sequence ATGTCTAAATTCACAAGACCAAAGATCGCCCTTGTCGGCGGTGGTAACATCGGTGGTGTTCTTTCCCAGCTTGCAGCTCTTAAAGAGCTTGGCGATGTAGTTATGTTTGATATCGTTGAAGACCTTCCACAGGGGAAACAGCTCGATATCGTTGAAGCTTCACGCGTTGACGGATTCGATGTTAAGCTTGAAGGTTCTAACGACTACGCTTGTCTTGAAGGCGCTGATGTAGTTATCGTTACAGCAGGACTTCCAAGAAAACCTGGTATGAGCAGGGATGACCTCCTCACAACAAACGCTAACATCATCAAAACTGTCGGTGAGAACATCGGTAAATATTGCCCCGAAGCTCACGTAATAGTTATTTCTAACCCGCTTGATGCTATGGTGACACTCCTTCAGGAAGTTTCCGGTATTCCTGCAAGCAGAGTTTACGGTCAGGCAGGTGTACTCGATTCATCACGTTTCGCTACATTCATAGCTTGGGAACTTGGCGTGTCTGTTAAAGATGTTAATGCTATGGTTCTCGGCGGTCACGGCGACACTATGGTTCCTCTTGTGCGTTATGCAAATGTGAACGGTGTGCCTGTTATGGAGCAGCTTGAGAAAAAATACGGCAACGCTGCAAAAGCTAAAGAAGTTATGGATGCTATGGTTGAGCGCACTAAAAAGGCGGGCGGCGAAGTTGTTGCACTCCTTAAAAAGGGTTCAGCTTTCTACTCTCCTGCTTCTTCTGCTATTCAGATGGCTGAAGCTGTTCTGCGCGACCAGAAAAGAGTTCTTGCTGTTTGTGCTCAGCTTAACGGTGAGTATGGTGTAAGCGGATACTATGTTGGCGTACCTTGTGTACTCGGTAAAGACGGTATAGAAAAAATTATAGAAGTTGATCTCAATGATGAGGAGCAGGGCATGTTTGATGTATCTGTTAACTCAGTTAAAGGTCTTGTTGAAGATCTTAAGAGACTTAGCTTCCTTAAATAA